A stretch of Gossypium hirsutum isolate 1008001.06 chromosome A06, Gossypium_hirsutum_v2.1, whole genome shotgun sequence DNA encodes these proteins:
- the LOC107960138 gene encoding protein phosphatase 1 regulatory inhibitor subunit PPP1R8 homolog isoform X2, with translation MYGRGGLDRFKKAQSLEPFSVSLNSSSPKTAPKAGQVEQHSHIQNAIAQPQQEEDVQSKPATQVGASQSTWQPPDWAIEPRPGVYYLQVVKEGQVLETINIDKRRLIFGRQYHTCDFVLNHLSVSRQHAAIVPHKNGSIYVIDLGSAHGTFVANERLTKDTPVELEVGQSLRFAASTRTYILRKNNAALFPRPPPPTEINLPPRPDPSDEEAVVAYNTLINRYGLSKSDLLPKSISLAESEDSTLPERATKRMRKLKVTFRDQAGGELVEVVGISDGADVETETGPIGVKEGSLVGKYGSLVQTTVIPKGKDVSSVKEDGVSQKGVTDKLQELLNKVKNTPKGGIYDDLYGESLSEKVGSSSWAYTCDSAPTGDDVVGGASSGKPGTKSASYDDSEDDLFGD, from the exons atgtaTGGGAGAGGTGGTCTTGATAGATTCAAAAAAGCTCAATCCTTGGAACCCTTCTCGGTATCCCTGAATTCTTCTTCCCCCAAAACCGCACCCAAAGCTGGTCAAGTTGAGCAACATTCACATATTCAAAATGCAATTGCTCAGCCTCAGCAAGAGGAGGATGTTCAATCCAAGCCAGCCACTCAGGTTGGGGCCAGTCAATCCACTTGGCAACCTCCTGATTGGGCTATTGAGCCTCGCCCTGGTGTCTACTATCTTCAAGTTGTCAAGGAAGGACAAGTGCTCGAAACCATTAATATCGATAAACGCAGACTCATCTTTGGCAGGCAATATCATACTTGTGATTTCGTGCTTAATCATCTCTCCGTTTCACGTCAGCATGCTGCTATTGTTCCTCACAAGAATGGCAG CATATATGTCATTGATTTGGGATCAGCGCATGGAACCTTTGTTGCAAACGAGCGTCTGACAAAAGATACACCTGTTGAGCTTGAAGTAGGTCAATCTTTACGTTTTGCGGCATCAACGAGAACTTATATCTTAAGGAAGAACAATGCAGCTCTATTTCCTCGTCCTCCACCCCCCACCGAGATAAATCTACCCCCACGGCCTGATCCTTCTGATGAAGAAGCTGTCGTAGCTTACAATACACTTATAAATCGTTACGGTCTGAGCAAATCTGACTTGCTGCCCAAATCCATCTCATTAGCTGAAAGTGAAGACAGCACACTGCCAGAGAGAGCCACTAAAAGAATGAGGAAACTAAAAGTTACCTTCAGGGATCAGGCTGGGGGAGAGCTGGTCGAAGTTGTTGGAATTTCAGATGGTGCAGATGTAGAAACCGAAACGGGACCCATAGGTGTAAAAGAAGGAAGTCTTGTTGGAAAATACGGATCTCTTGTACAAACAACAGTAATTCCTAAAGGTAAGGATGTATCGTCTGTAAAAGAAGATGGTGTTTCTCAGAAAGGTGTGACTGATAAACTGCAAGAATTGTTGAATAAGGTAAAAAATACACCAAAAGGTGGGATTTATGACGATCTTTACGGAGAATCTTTATCCGAAAAAGTGGGTTCTTCTTCGTGGGCATACACTTGTGATAGTGCTCCTACAGGAGATGATGTTGTTGGTGGTGCCTCAAGTGGTAAACCTGGAACTAAGTCTGCCTCATATGATGATAGTGAAGATGATTTATTTGGTGATTGA
- the LOC107960138 gene encoding protein phosphatase 1 regulatory inhibitor subunit PPP1R8 homolog isoform X1 — protein sequence MYGRGGLDRFKKAQSLEPFSVSLNSSSPKTAPKAGQVEQHSHIQNAIAQPQQEEDVQSKPATQVGASQSTWQPPDWAIEPRPGVYYLQVVKEGQVLETINIDKRRLIFGRQYHTCDFVLNHLSVSRQHAAIVPHKNGSSYNLNSIYVIDLGSAHGTFVANERLTKDTPVELEVGQSLRFAASTRTYILRKNNAALFPRPPPPTEINLPPRPDPSDEEAVVAYNTLINRYGLSKSDLLPKSISLAESEDSTLPERATKRMRKLKVTFRDQAGGELVEVVGISDGADVETETGPIGVKEGSLVGKYGSLVQTTVIPKGKDVSSVKEDGVSQKGVTDKLQELLNKVKNTPKGGIYDDLYGESLSEKVGSSSWAYTCDSAPTGDDVVGGASSGKPGTKSASYDDSEDDLFGD from the exons atgtaTGGGAGAGGTGGTCTTGATAGATTCAAAAAAGCTCAATCCTTGGAACCCTTCTCGGTATCCCTGAATTCTTCTTCCCCCAAAACCGCACCCAAAGCTGGTCAAGTTGAGCAACATTCACATATTCAAAATGCAATTGCTCAGCCTCAGCAAGAGGAGGATGTTCAATCCAAGCCAGCCACTCAGGTTGGGGCCAGTCAATCCACTTGGCAACCTCCTGATTGGGCTATTGAGCCTCGCCCTGGTGTCTACTATCTTCAAGTTGTCAAGGAAGGACAAGTGCTCGAAACCATTAATATCGATAAACGCAGACTCATCTTTGGCAGGCAATATCATACTTGTGATTTCGTGCTTAATCATCTCTCCGTTTCACGTCAGCATGCTGCTATTGTTCCTCACAAGAATGGCAG CTCTTATAATCTCAACAGCATATATGTCATTGATTTGGGATCAGCGCATGGAACCTTTGTTGCAAACGAGCGTCTGACAAAAGATACACCTGTTGAGCTTGAAGTAGGTCAATCTTTACGTTTTGCGGCATCAACGAGAACTTATATCTTAAGGAAGAACAATGCAGCTCTATTTCCTCGTCCTCCACCCCCCACCGAGATAAATCTACCCCCACGGCCTGATCCTTCTGATGAAGAAGCTGTCGTAGCTTACAATACACTTATAAATCGTTACGGTCTGAGCAAATCTGACTTGCTGCCCAAATCCATCTCATTAGCTGAAAGTGAAGACAGCACACTGCCAGAGAGAGCCACTAAAAGAATGAGGAAACTAAAAGTTACCTTCAGGGATCAGGCTGGGGGAGAGCTGGTCGAAGTTGTTGGAATTTCAGATGGTGCAGATGTAGAAACCGAAACGGGACCCATAGGTGTAAAAGAAGGAAGTCTTGTTGGAAAATACGGATCTCTTGTACAAACAACAGTAATTCCTAAAGGTAAGGATGTATCGTCTGTAAAAGAAGATGGTGTTTCTCAGAAAGGTGTGACTGATAAACTGCAAGAATTGTTGAATAAGGTAAAAAATACACCAAAAGGTGGGATTTATGACGATCTTTACGGAGAATCTTTATCCGAAAAAGTGGGTTCTTCTTCGTGGGCATACACTTGTGATAGTGCTCCTACAGGAGATGATGTTGTTGGTGGTGCCTCAAGTGGTAAACCTGGAACTAAGTCTGCCTCATATGATGATAGTGAAGATGATTTATTTGGTGATTGA
- the LOC107960136 gene encoding BTB/POZ domain-containing protein At5g47800 isoform X1, with the protein MKFMKIGTKPDTFYTEEATRTVISDIPSDLTIRINNVCFLLHKLQIPLVPKCGLLQRLCSDADDSDIVTIDLHDVPGGEDAFELCAKFCYGITINLGAHNFVPAFCAAKFLRMTESIEKGNFVLKLEAFFNSCILEGWKDSIVALQTTIKLPEWSENLGIIRRCIDSIVEKILTPTSKVSWSYTYTRPGYIKKQHQSVPKDWWTEDVSDLDIDLFRCIITAVRSTYIPPPQLIGEALHVYACRWLPDTTKSRPLHSSGSQTEESREKSRRILEAIVSMIPSDRGSVSIGFLLKLLSIANYLGASPVTKTELIRKAGLQFEEATLNDMLFPSQLPTDQHFYDIDLVAAVLESYLVLWRRQSPLPTENSHIVRSIRKIGKLIDSYLQVVARDVNMPISKLVSLAEALPDVAREDHDGLYKAINIYLKEHPDVSKADKKRMCRMLDCQKLSPEVRAHAVKNERLPLRTVVQVLFFDQESGSRSTTHKPESITRARQAPIEAEAKEECDKKVQHEGTKSSSRVTETSEREIQKRMEAKMVRGDSEKGKERKGETNSTAKMMEPKQVFQRRSSR; encoded by the exons ATGAAGTTTATGAAAATTGGGACAAAACCAGACACCTTCTACACAGAAGAGGCTACCAG GACTGTGATTTCTGACATACCAAGTGATCTTACAATAAGGATTAACAAtgtttgttttcttcttcatAAG CTGCAGATTCCACTTGTTCCGAAGTGTGGTCTCTTACAACGGCTCTGTTCCGACGCTGATGATTCCGACATTGTTACGATCGATCTTCACGATGTTCCGGGGGGTGAAGATGCTTTCGAACTCTGTGCTAAATTTTGCTATGGGATAACGATCAATCTCGGTGCACATAACTTTGTTCCTGCATTTTGTGCTGCTAAGTTCCTTAGAATGACTGAATCTATTGAGAAAGGGAATTTTGTTCTGAAACTTGAAGCTTTCTTCAATTCATGCATTCTTGAAGGTTGGAAAGACTCCATCGTCGCACTTCAAACCACGATCAAGTTACCTGAATGGTCTGAAAACCTTGGAATCATTAGAAGGTGCATTGATTCTATTGTAGAGAAAATCTTGACACCAAcatcaaag GTTTCATGGTCCTATACTTATACTAGACCAGGGTacataaaaaaacaacaccaGTCTGTTCCGAAAGATTGGTGGACGGAAGATGTATCGGATCTCGATATAGACCTTTTCCGATGCATAATAACAGCAGTAAGATCGACATATATACCACCGCCACAGCTCATTGGTGAAGCTTTGCATGTGTATGCATGTCGTTGGCTACCGGACACTACAAAGTCTAGACCTCTCCATAGTTCAGGGTCACAAACCGAAGAATCCAGGGAAAAAAGTAGACGGATCCTCGAAGCTATCGTAAGCATGATTCCGTCTGATCGAGGCTCGGTTTCGATAGGTTTCTTGTTAAAGCTTCTTAGCATTGCAAATTATTTAGGAGCATCCCCTGTAACAAAGACTGAACTGATAAGGAAAGCTGGCCTGCAATTTGAGGAAGCAACACTTAATGATATGTTGTTTCCTTCACAGTTGCCCACTGATCAACACTTTTATGATATTGATTTGGTTGCGGCTGTATTGGAAAGTTATTTGGTGTTATGGAGAAGACAATCCCCTTTGCCTACAGAAAATAGCCACATTGTTAGATCGATTAGAAAGATTGGGAAGCTTATTGATTCGTATCTTCAAGTTGTTGCAAGGGATGTGAATATGCCAATATCAAAACTAGTTTCTTTAGCTGAAGCATTGCCAGATGTTGCTAGGGAAGATCATGATGGTCTTTATAAAGCCATTAATATTTATCTCAAG GAGCACCCGGACGTAAGTAAAGCAGACAAGAAAAGGATGTGCCGAATGCTGGACTGCCAGAAACTGTCCCCAGAGGTACGTGCTCATGCGGTGAAGAACGAGCGGCTACCACTGAGAACAGTGGTCCAAGTCCTGTTTTTCGACCAAGAGAGTGGTTCCAGGTCCACAACTCATAAACCAGAGTCAATCACCAGAGCAAGACAAGCACCAATTGAAGCAGAAGCCAAAGAAGAGTGTGACAAAAAGGTGCAACATGAAGGGACAAAGAGTAGCAGCAGGGTAACTGAAACCAGTGAAAGAGAAATTCAGAAGAGAATGGAAGCCAAAATGGTGAGAGGAGATTCAGAGAAAGGCAAAGAAAGGAAAGGGGAAACCAATTCAACTGCCAAAATGATGGAACCTAAACAGGTATTTCAAAGGAGAAGTAGTAGATGA
- the LOC107960136 gene encoding BTB/POZ domain-containing protein At5g47800 isoform X2 translates to MKFMKIGTKPDTFYTEEATRTVISDIPSDLTIRINNVCFLLHKIPLVPKCGLLQRLCSDADDSDIVTIDLHDVPGGEDAFELCAKFCYGITINLGAHNFVPAFCAAKFLRMTESIEKGNFVLKLEAFFNSCILEGWKDSIVALQTTIKLPEWSENLGIIRRCIDSIVEKILTPTSKVSWSYTYTRPGYIKKQHQSVPKDWWTEDVSDLDIDLFRCIITAVRSTYIPPPQLIGEALHVYACRWLPDTTKSRPLHSSGSQTEESREKSRRILEAIVSMIPSDRGSVSIGFLLKLLSIANYLGASPVTKTELIRKAGLQFEEATLNDMLFPSQLPTDQHFYDIDLVAAVLESYLVLWRRQSPLPTENSHIVRSIRKIGKLIDSYLQVVARDVNMPISKLVSLAEALPDVAREDHDGLYKAINIYLKEHPDVSKADKKRMCRMLDCQKLSPEVRAHAVKNERLPLRTVVQVLFFDQESGSRSTTHKPESITRARQAPIEAEAKEECDKKVQHEGTKSSSRVTETSEREIQKRMEAKMVRGDSEKGKERKGETNSTAKMMEPKQVFQRRSSR, encoded by the exons ATGAAGTTTATGAAAATTGGGACAAAACCAGACACCTTCTACACAGAAGAGGCTACCAG GACTGTGATTTCTGACATACCAAGTGATCTTACAATAAGGATTAACAAtgtttgttttcttcttcatAAG ATTCCACTTGTTCCGAAGTGTGGTCTCTTACAACGGCTCTGTTCCGACGCTGATGATTCCGACATTGTTACGATCGATCTTCACGATGTTCCGGGGGGTGAAGATGCTTTCGAACTCTGTGCTAAATTTTGCTATGGGATAACGATCAATCTCGGTGCACATAACTTTGTTCCTGCATTTTGTGCTGCTAAGTTCCTTAGAATGACTGAATCTATTGAGAAAGGGAATTTTGTTCTGAAACTTGAAGCTTTCTTCAATTCATGCATTCTTGAAGGTTGGAAAGACTCCATCGTCGCACTTCAAACCACGATCAAGTTACCTGAATGGTCTGAAAACCTTGGAATCATTAGAAGGTGCATTGATTCTATTGTAGAGAAAATCTTGACACCAAcatcaaag GTTTCATGGTCCTATACTTATACTAGACCAGGGTacataaaaaaacaacaccaGTCTGTTCCGAAAGATTGGTGGACGGAAGATGTATCGGATCTCGATATAGACCTTTTCCGATGCATAATAACAGCAGTAAGATCGACATATATACCACCGCCACAGCTCATTGGTGAAGCTTTGCATGTGTATGCATGTCGTTGGCTACCGGACACTACAAAGTCTAGACCTCTCCATAGTTCAGGGTCACAAACCGAAGAATCCAGGGAAAAAAGTAGACGGATCCTCGAAGCTATCGTAAGCATGATTCCGTCTGATCGAGGCTCGGTTTCGATAGGTTTCTTGTTAAAGCTTCTTAGCATTGCAAATTATTTAGGAGCATCCCCTGTAACAAAGACTGAACTGATAAGGAAAGCTGGCCTGCAATTTGAGGAAGCAACACTTAATGATATGTTGTTTCCTTCACAGTTGCCCACTGATCAACACTTTTATGATATTGATTTGGTTGCGGCTGTATTGGAAAGTTATTTGGTGTTATGGAGAAGACAATCCCCTTTGCCTACAGAAAATAGCCACATTGTTAGATCGATTAGAAAGATTGGGAAGCTTATTGATTCGTATCTTCAAGTTGTTGCAAGGGATGTGAATATGCCAATATCAAAACTAGTTTCTTTAGCTGAAGCATTGCCAGATGTTGCTAGGGAAGATCATGATGGTCTTTATAAAGCCATTAATATTTATCTCAAG GAGCACCCGGACGTAAGTAAAGCAGACAAGAAAAGGATGTGCCGAATGCTGGACTGCCAGAAACTGTCCCCAGAGGTACGTGCTCATGCGGTGAAGAACGAGCGGCTACCACTGAGAACAGTGGTCCAAGTCCTGTTTTTCGACCAAGAGAGTGGTTCCAGGTCCACAACTCATAAACCAGAGTCAATCACCAGAGCAAGACAAGCACCAATTGAAGCAGAAGCCAAAGAAGAGTGTGACAAAAAGGTGCAACATGAAGGGACAAAGAGTAGCAGCAGGGTAACTGAAACCAGTGAAAGAGAAATTCAGAAGAGAATGGAAGCCAAAATGGTGAGAGGAGATTCAGAGAAAGGCAAAGAAAGGAAAGGGGAAACCAATTCAACTGCCAAAATGATGGAACCTAAACAGGTATTTCAAAGGAGAAGTAGTAGATGA